The window GCCCTTGATATAGCGATAGATCTCCATGCGATCGCGCTTCTTCGCCTTGAAATCGGCGACGAGCTGCTCGATGATCGGCACGATGTTGGCGGGATGGCAGTTGTAGACCTTGCTGCCCAAAGCGATGCGCGGGCGCGCGAAGACCTGCCCGGGATTCGAGAAGAAGCGCAGCATCTCGTCCTTGTCGATGTAGGTGATGTCGACGGGCAGGAGGTTCAAGATGGCTTCTAGCTCCTTGCAGCCGATTTCGCCCGTCGATAGCCGCACCTTGCCCGAGGCGATCATCTTGCGCTCTTTCGCTTCTGCCTCCGCAACATAGGCATCGCCCGCCGCCCATTTCGGTGCATCCTTGATGAATGCGATGCCGAATTCCGGCATGTCGCGGTAAATCATGAGCCAATCTTCTTCAGAGAAGAAGCGCAGCGTCAGCGGGAAGAGGATCTTCTCTTCCTTGTAGATCATGTCACGGATGCGCTGGAAAAAGGCCGAATAACGCTCCTCTTCGCCCGAGATCCCATCGCCGAACGACTTCATGAGTGCGCGAAGCTCCGCCTTGATCTCATCATCGACACCCCACATGACGCCCGAAGGACCCGTCACGCCGTAGCGGTAGAGAAGTGTCATGAGCAGCGATTCCTTCTTGCCGTAGTGCGAGTAGATCGCGTGCAGTTCGCCGAGACCGCGGCTCAAGCCGGGGACATCGTTCGCCTCCAAGGCGGTTTTCAGGCGATCAAGGAGTTCGGACAGCCCCTTGTTTTCGAGATTTAACACCGTAAGCGGATGCCCGTCGGGCAGATCCTGCACCTCGGGTGCGGCGTCCGCAGCGGGCGCTGCGCCGCCAATATGCCCGTGGAAGAGC of the Selenomonas sputigena genome contains:
- a CDS encoding DUF438 domain-containing protein produces the protein MKKELDLNKTVAELVEEFPEFQQAMAEIGFKEITNPMVLNVMGRVMTVPKGVAIKGMKLEDVVRELEARGFTIKQDEAAAAHACSSCGTHEAQPHVHGEGGCGCTHAAATAGAADGEATERAAVLKGFLQRLSAGESLETVRKDFIKDFASVSAEEISAAEQQLIEGGTPIHEVQKLCDVHSALFHGHIGGAAPAADAAPEVQDLPDGHPLTVLNLENKGLSELLDRLKTALEANDVPGLSRGLGELHAIYSHYGKKESLLMTLLYRYGVTGPSGVMWGVDDEIKAELRALMKSFGDGISGEEERYSAFFQRIRDMIYKEEKILFPLTLRFFSEEDWLMIYRDMPEFGIAFIKDAPKWAAGDAYVAEAEAKERKMIASGKVRLSTGEIGCKELEAILNLLPVDITYIDKDEMLRFFSNPGQVFARPRIALGSKVYNCHPANIVPIIEQLVADFKAKKRDRMEIYRYIKGKPVGVRYLAIYDENGEYTGAVELVEDFSEALAQFGEKK